CAGCACCAACAGCATTACCGAACACCTGATGACCTGTTACCCCGCCGAGGTTAGCAAACCGGGCGAACTGGTTATACATTGCACGCCTCAAAAAGGCGATCCAAAAGACATGGTTATTCAATACAATCCCAAACAAATGCAACCAACTGTTGAAAAGGTAGCTTTAACTTCCATGGAGGACGTAGGCGTAAAAGAAAAATGGGGTGATAATATATACAGGATCAATTTTACAGTTACTGCTCCCAGGACAAATGATGCTATTGAGTTAATTATTGCACCGAAATAATAACAGCAGGCCTAAAGGTTAAAGCTGAAAGCCTAAAGCAACACCGCTTTAGGCTTTCAGCTTTGGGCTTTTAGCTTATTACATATTAATCATTATCTACTTTAGGAGTAACCGGATTAAACTCAAACATATTATCCAAATAGAGTGTACCGGTTTGGCCGGTTAACACAAAGGCCCGGTTCTTTACGGTAAAGGCAACAGCGCCTTCGCGGGTCCTGGCTTCAAAGCCGGTATACTCTTTCCAGGTATCTGCATCGGCATCGTAAGCCCAGGTACTGGCGGCATACGATCCGTTTATACCCGTGGCGATATACGCATATTTATCCCGGGTAAAGGCTACGGCATTCTGCCTGGCAATAGTTGTATAGTGATCGTCGTAGGAATCATTGCTGAAATTATACAAAGGACGTTTGGTGGTCCACTGGTTATGATCGGCATCGTATTCGTACAGTTCTTTTTGAACTTCGGAATTATTGGTGCCGGTGACTAAATAACCTTTATTGTTTAAGGTAAATGCAACGCCCTGGTAGGTCTTGTGTGCAAAGCTGGCTTTTTCTTTCCACTGAAATCCCCTGGGCTGGGTAGGATCAAATTCAAAACAATCATTAAATGCCTTGTTGCCATCATAGCCGCCACATACATACGCTTTGCCATTAATTACAAATGCCGCTGCATCATACCGGGCATCGCCAGGCAGTGAATCTTTTTCCGTCCAGCTATCTCCCACCGGATCATACTCCCAAAAGTCTTTCAGGTTATCATCACTTTTAGTATCACTGTGGTAACCGGAGCCTACATAACCTTTTCCATTGATGGCAAACGCTACCGCGCTGTTGCGGCCCATGGATGGAACCGGTGCTTTTTTGGCCCAGTTCCCATTGGTTACATCAAAGGCATACATATCGTTATAGTTGCCGTTTTTTGATACGCCCGTTAATACATAAGCGATATCATTAATAACAAACGATACGGCTTCGCTTCTTGAATCGCCTCGGAAATCGGGGGCGGTGCTCCAGTTGCCGGTAATATTACCGGAGCTGTCATTGGGCTTATGACAAGCCATCGTAATACAGGATACGCACATGATAAATAAGAGTACAGGTTGGGTGTAACTTTTTCGCATACTTAATAAAGTTTGCTTAAAACTATCCCGTTAGTTTACTAATGGCGTCTTAAAATCGATTACTTAGTTG
The Niastella koreensis GR20-10 genome window above contains:
- a CDS encoding Kelch repeat-containing protein is translated as MRKSYTQPVLLFIMCVSCITMACHKPNDSSGNITGNWSTAPDFRGDSRSEAVSFVINDIAYVLTGVSKNGNYNDMYAFDVTNGNWAKKAPVPSMGRNSAVAFAINGKGYVGSGYHSDTKSDDNLKDFWEYDPVGDSWTEKDSLPGDARYDAAAFVINGKAYVCGGYDGNKAFNDCFEFDPTQPRGFQWKEKASFAHKTYQGVAFTLNNKGYLVTGTNNSEVQKELYEYDADHNQWTTKRPLYNFSNDSYDDHYTTIARQNAVAFTRDKYAYIATGINGSYAASTWAYDADADTWKEYTGFEARTREGAVAFTVKNRAFVLTGQTGTLYLDNMFEFNPVTPKVDND